The DNA sequence AGCCATCGGGCACGGTCCGACATGGCGCAAGGACTTCATCAAACGCCTGAACAAAGCCTTGGTCGCTGGCGCGGTCCAGACCATCACCGTATGAAACTCCTGGGCATCGACTACGGGCAAAAACGCATCGGACTGGCCATCTCCCAAGGGGGGATGGCCTTTCCGTTCAAAACACTGGTCAAAAGCACCAAGGACCGCCTTTTCGCCGATCTGCTGGACATCATCGAACGGGAAGGCATCGAGGCGGTCGTTCTGGGCCTGCCCCTTGATCTGGACGGCCAGGAAACGCTGACCACGCGCCAGGTGAAAAATTTCCAGGCCAGTCTGGCCCGGCGCGTGGCCCAGCCCATCCACATGGTCAATGAGGCCCTGACGTCCTTCGAGGCGGCCGAACGGCTGCGCCAGGCCGGAGTGCCCGAACGCAAGCAGGCGGCCATGCTCGACCAGATGGCCGCGGTCTGCATTCTGGAGATTTTTTTGGGAGCACAGCGATGAAACGACGGCTGATCATATTCGGACTGAGCCTGGTGGCATGTATGATTCTCGCGGCGGGCGGACTGTTCCTGGCCGGCCGCTATTTTCTGGAAACGCCCTTGGACACCACGACGAACAGCACCCGCGTTTTTACCATCGAATCCGGGGAATCCCCGCGGGTCGTTGCCAAGCGCCTGGAACAGGAAGGGCTGGTGCGCTGGGCCGAGGGTTTTCGGCTTTGGGGGCGCTACACGAAGGAAACCCTGCAGGCCGGCGAGTTTGAATTGTCGGCGGCCATGAGCCCACGCCAGATTCTGGATGTCCTGGCCCATGGCCAGCCCATGCTGCACCGTCTCCAGTTCGCCGAGGGGCTGACCATGCGCGAAGTGGCCCAGGCCGTGAACGCCACCGGACTGACCACGAGCGAACGCTTCCTGGCCGCCTGCCGCGACCAGGATTTTTTGCGCAAGAACGGCATCAACGCCACCGACGCCGAGGGCTACCTGTTTCCGGAAACCTATTTTTTTCCGCGTATTCCCAAACAGGACCCCTACCCCATTCTCCAGGCCCTGCTGGACCGCTTCGCGGCCACGGTCCGCGATCTGCCCCAGGCACGCGATCCAAAAATCCTGCACGACACCGTTATCCTGGCCTCCCTTGTGGAAAAGGAAACCGCCGTGCCCGCCGAACGCGGTACCGTGGCCGGGGTTTACGCCAACCGCCTGGAGCGGGGCATGTTGCTCCAGTGTGATCCGACCATCATCTATGGATTGGGCGCAAGCTTTGACGGCAACCTGAAAAAATTCCACCTGACCGACGCCGCCAACCGTTACAACACCTATGTCCATCCCGGTCTGCCCCCCGGGCCCATCTGCTCGCCGGGCAAGGCCGCCCTGGACGCGGCCGCCCATCCGGACCGGCACGAATTCCTCTATTTCGTGGCCCGCCAGGATGGCACCCATCATTTCAGCCGGACCCTGAACGAGCACACCAACGCGGTCATCAAATATCAACGCCGAGGCCGCCCCATGCCGTCCTCGTCCGCCAACTGACGCCCCAAAAAAGGTGGAAGAGCCTGTCTTCCACCTTCTGCTGATTCCAACCCGTTTTTTTCTCACCGCCCCAAGGCTTCCCGCTGTTCCTCGGATTCGGCGTTGTCCAGGGCGATATGCCGGAATTCCTCGTGATGGGCGGCAAAAATATCGGTCAGATCCGGATCGAAATGAACGCCCCGACCCTCAATGATGATCTCCACGGCCCGGCCATGAGTAAACGGCGGCTTGTAGACCCGGCGGCTGATCAGGGCGTCATAGACGTCGGCCAGGGCCATGATCCGGCCGCACAGGGGGATCTCCTCTCCCTTGAGACCGCGCGGATAGCCGGTGCCGTCCCATTTTTCATGGTGCGTGTGGGCGATTTTGGCGGCTAGGCGCAAAAAAGGCATCACGCCAAGCCGCTTTTGCACGGCTTCAATGGCGCCAAAACCGTATTCGGCGTGGCGCTTCATGATCTCGAATTCCTCGTCCGTCAGCTTGCCCGGTTTGAGCAGGATATGGTCCGGCACCCCGACCTTGCCGATGTCGTGCAGCGGGCAGGAATTGACCAATAAATCGATATAGTTCTTGTCGAGCAGCCCCCGATACACGGGATGGTCCTCCATTTCGCGGGCCAGCAGGGCCACGTACCCCTTGACGCGGTGGATGTGCTCGCCGGTCTCCGGATCGCGGAATTCGGCCAGGATGGCCATGCTCTCGATGGTCGCCTGCTGGGTCAG is a window from the Deltaproteobacteria bacterium genome containing:
- the ruvX gene encoding Holliday junction resolvase RuvX, with the translated sequence MKLLGIDYGQKRIGLAISQGGMAFPFKTLVKSTKDRLFADLLDIIEREGIEAVVLGLPLDLDGQETLTTRQVKNFQASLARRVAQPIHMVNEALTSFEAAERLRQAGVPERKQAAMLDQMAAVCILEIFLGAQR
- the mltG gene encoding endolytic transglycosylase MltG, producing MKRRLIIFGLSLVACMILAAGGLFLAGRYFLETPLDTTTNSTRVFTIESGESPRVVAKRLEQEGLVRWAEGFRLWGRYTKETLQAGEFELSAAMSPRQILDVLAHGQPMLHRLQFAEGLTMREVAQAVNATGLTTSERFLAACRDQDFLRKNGINATDAEGYLFPETYFFPRIPKQDPYPILQALLDRFAATVRDLPQARDPKILHDTVILASLVEKETAVPAERGTVAGVYANRLERGMLLQCDPTIIYGLGASFDGNLKKFHLTDAANRYNTYVHPGLPPGPICSPGKAALDAAAHPDRHEFLYFVARQDGTHHFSRTLNEHTNAVIKYQRRGRPMPSSSAN
- a CDS encoding response regulator, with the protein product MTHLSGSSILAVDDTTLNLDILVGTLGELYDLSVALDGETALEMAEREPPDLILLDIMMPGLDGYEVLRRLKASPRTAEVPVIMLSALSELESKSKGFQLGAVDYLTKPFELEELLARVKTHLTLARTREELRQHNDLLERRVRERTREVLLTQQATIESMAILAEFRDPETGEHIHRVKGYVALLAREMEDHPVYRGLLDKNYIDLLVNSCPLHDIGKVGVPDHILLKPGKLTDEEFEIMKRHAEYGFGAIEAVQKRLGVMPFLRLAAKIAHTHHEKWDGTGYPRGLKGEEIPLCGRIMALADVYDALISRRVYKPPFTHGRAVEIIIEGRGVHFDPDLTDIFAAHHEEFRHIALDNAESEEQREALGR